In Thermoplasmata archaeon, the following are encoded in one genomic region:
- a CDS encoding NAAT family transporter has translation MAADLAFAVATFSAIFAIVNPMGATTFFVVLAQDYPLDLKKRVIQKAIVAATVTLVAFAFLGNYIFYFFGTSLPAFEVAGGILLFRVGLSMMQGERPRTQLTQQDREEALQREMVGVVPLGIPMLAGPGAITTVIVLMGSAANPLNLGEVAMIIGSILVTLAIGWVLLDRADRIFHRLGRMGVYAFSRIMGILIAAVAVQFVLSGVVSFLHFAFPTVFPVPVPVL, from the coding sequence ATGGCCGCCGATCTTGCGTTCGCGGTTGCGACCTTCTCGGCAATCTTCGCCATCGTGAACCCCATGGGCGCCACGACGTTCTTCGTGGTCCTCGCCCAGGACTACCCACTGGACCTCAAGAAGCGCGTGATCCAGAAGGCCATCGTGGCTGCGACCGTGACCCTCGTCGCGTTCGCGTTCCTGGGGAACTACATCTTCTACTTCTTCGGGACCTCCCTTCCCGCGTTCGAAGTTGCCGGCGGCATCCTCCTGTTCCGCGTCGGCCTGTCCATGATGCAGGGGGAACGGCCGAGGACCCAGCTCACGCAACAGGATCGTGAGGAGGCCCTCCAACGGGAGATGGTCGGCGTGGTGCCCTTGGGGATCCCGATGCTCGCCGGCCCGGGTGCCATCACGACGGTGATCGTCCTCATGGGCAGCGCAGCGAATCCCCTCAATCTCGGGGAGGTCGCCATGATCATTGGGTCCATCCTGGTCACGCTCGCGATCGGGTGGGTCCTCCTGGACCGCGCGGACCGCATCTTCCATCGCCTCGGCCGCATGGGCGTCTACGCGTTCTCCCGGATCATGGGGATCCTGATCGCCGCGGTCGCGGTCCAGTTCGTGCTGTCCGGAGTCGTCAGCTTCCTCCACTTCGCGTTCCCGACGGTCTTCCCCGTGCCCGTCCCGGTCCTGTGA